The Hypanus sabinus isolate sHypSab1 chromosome 24, sHypSab1.hap1, whole genome shotgun sequence genome contains the following window.
tctaattcatgtgtagcTTTAAGTTAACTTTGCTAGTAAATAAAGATGATATGTCCTGATGCCTAATAAATGGAGCTCATAGGCCTCGGTAGTGGAGAGAGAGATCAAGGCTGCCAGGAGATCACACTGGACAAAGTGTAGAAATATTATTGTGATTTCTGGTAGATATCTTTTGAGAGTTTTCTTTTCACTCTTCTCACCAAtctttgtaagtttgatttttgacacaCCTAACAACCACCCTTGCACTGAAGTGCAACCATTTTTCCTTTGGCCGTAGGCCACGTATCTAACACCTACATAGGCAATACATGGAGGATGCAGTCTTTATGTAGGGAGATGGGCAAGGAGGTTtgttcaaatggttcaatttaacatcagagaatgttcacagtatacattctgaaattcttactcttcacagacatccacaaaacaggaaACCCCATAGAATGAACAATAGAAACACCAGAGCCCCAAagtgcccccttcctttcccaatGCACAagcagaagcatcgaccctcTCCCCACTTGTGCCAGCAGAAGCACCAATTCCCCCCCACCATGCAAACAAAAGCAAGAGCCCCCCCACCCAGAGACCTTGATCTTGAGTCCAACAAAAGCaagagccccccccccacccagagaCCTTGATCTTGAGTCCAACAAAAGCTACAGTTCACAACCCAGCACTCTGACATACACATggacacatactttgataataaatgaaccttcgaACATACCTAGAAGCTAATCTTACCCATTTCACAATTTGTAAAGTACTGATAAACTGTGTTTGATTTTAAAGTCCAATGTTCAATGATCCTTTATGATTCAGAATCAAATGATATACAATggttttcatttaattttcttgTTATGTACAACCAGGAAAAGCGGTTTGAGGGAAGGAAATATTACTGGAGAGTCATCAAATAGATTGCTTTAGCATCTCGGTGTAACATGAGTgacatccactctcctctcctatcagattccttcttctccagccccttacctttcccacccacctggcttccttCATTGATAACAGACCATAAAATGCACTGGAACCAGGCTACAGATCATAATAGTTTAGCTTCAACATCAGAATGAAAATTCTCCATTCACCAAGTATCTTTCAAAGTCGCCTTCCTCCTGTTCCAATATATTCCAATCACACAGACCAGGGATAGAGAGTACATCTAGGACAGGGgttccctcagttaatggtaggggtccatgaaaTACAAAAAGAGTTGGGAACCCCCGATCTAGGAGAAGAAGTACTTTTTCAGGGATCTAATCGTCGAAGTGAACGCGGACTTCCCAATTTGCAAGAAGGTCACTTGGTTCAGCTACAgtttctgtctgtaaactcagttgCTGCCCTTCCCTCTCGGATGAATTTGAAGTGAGCAGCTGGTTCTTGTAGACTCCTTCCCAGGGAGGCTTTACCTGGGCCGGGGCAGTGAAGTTGTCCAATAGTGAGGGCCCAGGAAAATATCGATCAGTTTGTAAAATATCGGTTAAGGATACTTTCTTTGGTGGGAGTCCATCCATTCCTTCACATTGAATTACATCCTTGTCCTCCAACTGTGACAGTAATATTTGACTCTTCACTTGTGGCCTGTATTGACACAACAATGGGTTGAGTTGGCTTTCTTCCTTCAGTGAAGACAATATTTCCATGGGCTGCTTCTCCTGCCAGTTGGCCTGATACATGTGTTGCTTGTCATCGTGGAATGATGGAAATGGTACTGGTTGTCCATCCAGGAGTTTCGATATCTGCATCTCCATTCTAGGACCAGTGTGCAATATTTTGCCTTCTTTGTTGCACAATAGGTCTTCTCTCAGTCCTTTCAATGGATTTAATGGTTCCTCTTGTGTGGTGGATACATTTTCACCACTTGCCTCAGTTTTTGGAGATATCACTTGAAGAAATGCCCCATAATTTTCAGCCAGTAGCTGTAGAAAATTTTGGCTTGATGCGTCAGTATCTGATGGACCCTCACTGCTTTGGGGACGATATAGTGAAGAGCATCCATTGTCCACTGGTCCAGATGAGAGACCACTTTGAACTTCACGATCACTAGAACTCGGAACGTTTGTCTGCATTTTCCTGGCATGATCTTCGGGTGCATAGGTGCCCCTCAGCGTGCCCAAGCCAAGTTCTATCGGTTTCAAATTCCCTTCTCTGTCACAGGACTGGCACATTAAAAGACCCACGCCCTCCATATGAACAAAGTGTTCAAACTGGAAAATATCCTCATGGCAGGAGATCAGATGGATGGTGGGTATCGAATGTAGTGGAGGCTGCTTCCTCAAAAGGATTTGCTCCAGATCCTGAAATTAACAGAGACAAGTAAATTATCATTAGTATTAAGAACGCTATTTACTATTGAGActtttgagttcaaaagtcaagaggttatgttgcaactttataaaactctagataggccacatctggagtattgcatacagttttgaTTGCCCCACTTTAGGaggaatgttgaggctttggagagggtgcggaagggggttaccaggatgctgcctggtttagaggataCGTGCTCTCAa
Protein-coding sequences here:
- the LOC132380405 gene encoding uncharacterized protein LOC132380405 isoform X1, which produces MWLCWILVLITASVGSFALTELPRPIQVEFNSSNFKYVLHWKPGGPENSTYIVEYQIYGEDWKVKPECSRISTHSCDLTDDIKQEDNWYHARVMASQTDTNSSWSTSERFNPLSKTIIGAPAVKYTASTRSFNVWAEPPTIPPAGEIPRSIQEIFHEVEYNLKVVHSATNQTVFFASNKSGNFTVTPLEPSTEYCGSVNLLLKKGVFLKESQTVVFCIKTEQEWTPVVILPTAVLILLVVLIIGTFIWMAYSYTRHHRSLPRALDLEQILLRKQPPLHSIPTIHLISCHEDIFQFEHFVHMEGVGLLMCQSCDREGNLKPIELGLGTLRGTYAPEDHARKMQTNVPSSSDREVQSGLSSGPVDNGCSSLYRPQSSEGPSDTDASSQNFLQLLAENYGAFLQVISPKTEASGENVSTTQEEPLNPLKGLREDLLCNKEGKILHTGPRMEMQISKLLDGQPVPFPSFHDDKQHMYQANWQEKQPMEILSSLKEESQLNPLLCQYRPQVKSQILLSQLEDKDVIQCEGMDGLPPKKVSLTDILQTDRYFPGPSLLDNFTAPAQVKPPWEGVYKNQLLTSNSSEREGQQLSLQTETVAEPSDLLANWEVRVHFDD
- the LOC132380405 gene encoding uncharacterized protein LOC132380405 isoform X3, whose protein sequence is MNLQNVAVLDPGSNHCFCCYGEDWKVKPECSRISTHSCDLTDDIKQEDNWYHARVMASQTDTNSSWSTSERFNPLSKTIIGAPAVKYTASTRSFNVWAEPPTIPPAGEIPRSIQEIFHEVEYNLKVVHSATNQTVFFASNKSGNFTVTPLEPSTEYCGSVNLLLKKGVFLKESQTVVFCIKTEQEWTPVVILPTAVLILLVVLIIGTFIWMAYSYTRHHRSLPRALDLEQILLRKQPPLHSIPTIHLISCHEDIFQFEHFVHMEGVGLLMCQSCDREGNLKPIELGLGTLRGTYAPEDHARKMQTNVPSSSDREVQSGLSSGPVDNGCSSLYRPQSSEGPSDTDASSQNFLQLLAENYGAFLQVISPKTEASGENVSTTQEEPLNPLKGLREDLLCNKEGKILHTGPRMEMQISKLLDGQPVPFPSFHDDKQHMYQANWQEKQPMEILSSLKEESQLNPLLCQYRPQVKSQILLSQLEDKDVIQCEGMDGLPPKKVSLTDILQTDRYFPGPSLLDNFTAPAQVKPPWEGVYKNQLLTSNSSEREGQQLSLQTETVAEPSDLLANWEVRVHFDD
- the LOC132380405 gene encoding uncharacterized protein LOC132380405 isoform X2, producing MTAIPNYLIVKSKIWKGLKSKILLAQDLSYGEDWKVKPECSRISTHSCDLTDDIKQEDNWYHARVMASQTDTNSSWSTSERFNPLSKTIIGAPAVKYTASTRSFNVWAEPPTIPPAGEIPRSIQEIFHEVEYNLKVVHSATNQTVFFASNKSGNFTVTPLEPSTEYCGSVNLLLKKGVFLKESQTVVFCIKTEQEWTPVVILPTAVLILLVVLIIGTFIWMAYSYTRHHRSLPRALDLEQILLRKQPPLHSIPTIHLISCHEDIFQFEHFVHMEGVGLLMCQSCDREGNLKPIELGLGTLRGTYAPEDHARKMQTNVPSSSDREVQSGLSSGPVDNGCSSLYRPQSSEGPSDTDASSQNFLQLLAENYGAFLQVISPKTEASGENVSTTQEEPLNPLKGLREDLLCNKEGKILHTGPRMEMQISKLLDGQPVPFPSFHDDKQHMYQANWQEKQPMEILSSLKEESQLNPLLCQYRPQVKSQILLSQLEDKDVIQCEGMDGLPPKKVSLTDILQTDRYFPGPSLLDNFTAPAQVKPPWEGVYKNQLLTSNSSEREGQQLSLQTETVAEPSDLLANWEVRVHFDD